In Andreesenia angusta, a single genomic region encodes these proteins:
- the coaD gene encoding pantetheine-phosphate adenylyltransferase, with the protein MIAIYPGSFDPITNGHLDIIERCSEKFEKLVVAVLNNTSKNTLFSVEERVELIERTVKDYPNVEVDSFSGLLIEYASSKDVSVIVRGLRAVSDFEYEMQMALTNKSLHSEIDTFFLISSSQYSFLSSSVVKEVARFGGDVSGMVPEEIEEALREKFKKEEEK; encoded by the coding sequence ATGATAGCCATCTATCCTGGAAGCTTCGATCCCATAACAAACGGGCACCTAGATATAATAGAGAGATGTTCAGAGAAGTTTGAAAAGCTCGTGGTTGCTGTGCTCAATAACACTTCCAAGAACACACTTTTTTCTGTGGAAGAAAGGGTGGAGCTTATAGAGCGGACTGTGAAGGACTACCCAAATGTAGAGGTAGACTCTTTTTCAGGGCTTCTAATAGAGTATGCATCTTCCAAAGATGTATCTGTCATAGTCAGGGGCCTTAGAGCGGTGTCGGACTTCGAGTACGAAATGCAGATGGCACTTACAAATAAAAGCTTACATAGTGAAATAGACACTTTTTTTCTTATTTCGAGCAGCCAGTACTCATTCCTAAGCTCGAGCGTAGTCAAAGAAGTGGCTAGGTTCGGCGGAGACGTTTCGGGAATGGTGCCTGAAGAAATAGAAGAGGCACTTCGAGAGAAGTTTAAAAAAGAGGAGGAAAAATAG
- a CDS encoding acetate/propionate family kinase has protein sequence MNILVINCGSSSLKYQLIDMSNESVLAKGLAERIGIEGSRIKHEPTGKDKVLIEKDMPDHKAALEIVTNALVDGEIGSIASMDEISAVGHRVVHGGEKFSASVIIDENVMKGIEECINIAPLHNPPNIMGIRACQELMPNVPMVAVFDTAFHQTMPEDSYIYALPYELYEKYKIRRYGAHGTSHKYVAYRTAELLGKDLSELKLITCHLGNGASIAAIKNGKVVDTSMGFTPLEGLIMGTRCGDIDPAIVPFIMEKENLTPSEVSDLLNKKSGVLGISGVSSDFRDIEDAMAAGNHRAKLSLEIFNNAVVKYIGSYAAIMDGVDAIIFTAGLGENSKEAREEICKYFTYLGVELDLEANDMRGKERVVSTENSKVKVMVVPTNEELMIARDTLGLVK, from the coding sequence ATGAATATACTGGTAATAAATTGCGGAAGTTCGTCATTAAAATATCAATTAATAGATATGTCAAACGAGAGCGTTCTAGCTAAGGGACTGGCGGAGAGAATAGGAATCGAAGGCTCAAGAATAAAGCACGAGCCAACAGGAAAAGATAAGGTACTTATAGAGAAGGACATGCCTGACCACAAGGCAGCACTTGAAATAGTTACAAATGCGCTTGTAGATGGAGAGATAGGATCTATAGCTTCTATGGACGAAATATCAGCTGTAGGACACAGAGTTGTTCACGGTGGAGAGAAGTTCTCAGCATCGGTTATAATAGATGAAAATGTAATGAAGGGAATAGAGGAGTGCATAAACATAGCGCCACTTCACAACCCACCAAACATAATGGGAATAAGAGCATGTCAAGAGCTTATGCCGAATGTGCCAATGGTTGCAGTGTTCGATACAGCGTTCCACCAGACTATGCCAGAAGACTCTTACATCTATGCACTTCCTTACGAGCTATACGAGAAGTACAAGATAAGAAGATACGGAGCTCACGGAACTTCTCACAAGTATGTAGCTTACAGAACAGCTGAGCTGCTAGGAAAGGATCTTTCAGAGCTTAAGCTTATAACTTGCCACCTAGGAAACGGAGCTAGTATAGCTGCGATAAAGAACGGAAAAGTAGTGGACACTAGCATGGGATTCACTCCTCTAGAGGGACTTATAATGGGAACTAGATGTGGAGACATAGACCCTGCTATAGTGCCATTTATAATGGAAAAAGAGAACCTTACGCCATCAGAGGTGTCTGACCTTCTAAACAAGAAGTCAGGAGTTCTAGGAATTTCAGGAGTTAGCAGCGACTTCAGAGACATAGAGGACGCTATGGCTGCAGGAAACCACAGAGCTAAGCTTTCGCTAGAGATATTCAACAACGCTGTTGTAAAGTATATAGGAAGCTACGCTGCTATAATGGATGGAGTAGACGCAATAATATTCACGGCTGGACTTGGAGAGAACTCTAAGGAGGCTAGAGAAGAGATATGCAAGTACTTCACTTACCTTGGAGTTGAGCTAGACCTAGAGGCCAACGACATGAGAGGTAAAGAGAGAGTAGTCAGCACAGAGAACTCTAAAGTGAAAGTAATGGTCGTACCTACTAACGAAGAGCTTATGATAGCTAGAGATACATTGGGATTAGTTAAGTAA
- the rpmF gene encoding 50S ribosomal protein L32, whose amino-acid sequence MAVPKRKISKSKRDKRRASAQVLTKATIVECPQCHEPKLPHRVCGSCGYYKNKEVVAID is encoded by the coding sequence ATGGCAGTACCAAAGCGTAAAATTTCCAAGTCAAAAAGAGATAAAAGAAGAGCTTCGGCACAAGTGCTAACAAAAGCTACTATAGTGGAGTGTCCACAGTGTCATGAGCCTAAACTACCTCATAGAGTTTGTGGATCTTGCGGATACTACAAGAACAAAGAAGTAGTGGCAATAGACTAG
- the mobB gene encoding molybdopterin-guanine dinucleotide biosynthesis protein B: MIPVILFSGYSNSGKTTVIESVVSELTDRGYDITTVKHHKGDFELGGEEKDSYKHMRAGASRVILSSDTQLVDIVKLESERSLNSIIKGISDADLIVVEGYKSTVYPKIEVYRSELGHKRLGKNRNIVGLVSDESLEEFMPVFNFSEMKKLADFIEDSFLRAKSEEVLSC; the protein is encoded by the coding sequence GTGATACCCGTTATACTTTTTTCAGGATATTCAAATTCAGGAAAGACTACAGTTATAGAGAGCGTAGTTTCGGAGCTTACAGATAGAGGCTACGACATAACTACAGTAAAGCACCACAAAGGGGATTTCGAGCTGGGCGGAGAGGAAAAAGACAGCTACAAGCACATGAGAGCTGGTGCTAGCAGGGTCATACTTTCCTCGGACACTCAGCTTGTGGATATAGTCAAGCTTGAAAGTGAGAGAAGCTTGAACTCTATCATAAAAGGCATATCAGATGCCGATTTGATTGTGGTAGAGGGATACAAGAGCACAGTATATCCCAAGATCGAGGTTTACAGAAGTGAGCTTGGGCACAAGAGGCTAGGAAAGAACAGAAACATAGTGGGACTAGTGTCCGACGAATCATTAGAGGAGTTTATGCCGGTTTTCAATTTCTCTGAAATGAAAAAACTGGCTGACTTTATAGAGGATAGCTTTTTAAGAGCAAAAAGTGAGGAGGTTCTAAGTTGCTAA
- the fdhF gene encoding formate dehydrogenase subunit alpha — MLNIKINGIDVEANEGITILKAAEQIGISIPTLCHEDCLTTFSGCRICVVEVEGAKNLMAACSTAIWDGMVVETHSEKVMKARKDILDLMFSNHPQDCLTCEKSGECSLQDYCYEYGIKEGSYKGDKKSFEIDDSNPVMIRDQSKCILCGKCVRVCGEVQVTSTIDFTGRGFYSKVTTGFDLPISTDNCRMCGQCISVCPTGALINKQFVGTRHWEIEKKVTTTCPFCGTGCQFDLNVKGGKVIGVTPNPDSPVNGTSLCVKGRYHTDLIHSEDRLTVPLIKRDGEFVESTWEEAMSLVASRLGEIKSKFGPDSIAGLSSARCVNEDNFVFQKMMRVAIGTNNVDHCARTUHAPTVAGLATTLGSGAMTNSIGEIEGNEVLFVIGANPTEAHPIIGNKMKKAVKHNGTKLIVIDPRRTELAEMATIWLPINSGTDAALVNGLIHIIVRENWHDAEYIEERCTGFENLMETVKEYTPERVAEITGISEELLYETAKLYTSTKKAGIFYTLGITEHTTGTANVMNLANLGMVTGHIGHENAGINPMRGQNNVQGACDMGALPNSLPGYPKVESAEGRAHFEKAWSVILNDKNGLRIPEMLDEAYDGNLKAMYVMGEDPVLTDPDANHVRKALANLDFMVVQDIFLTETAKYADVVFPATCYAEKEGTFTNTERRVQRVRKAVEAPGECRLDWAILSEVARRLGAEGFDYSSAKEIFSEIRATIPSYRGMTYERIDKVGLSWPCPTEEHPGTKFLHKGTFPIGRGVMVPVEYEPPAELTCDDYPIILNTGRMLYHYNIMTRNSSTLDEIRPYELAEIHPADAERLGFKELEFARVSSRRGSVLTRVTITDKVKPGNMFMTFHYKESPVNELTNAAFDPITKTAEYKVCAVKLERVENQAEVCI; from the coding sequence TTGCTAAATATAAAGATAAATGGAATAGACGTAGAGGCCAATGAAGGTATAACTATCCTGAAGGCCGCTGAACAGATTGGAATAAGCATACCTACGCTTTGCCATGAGGACTGTCTTACGACGTTTTCGGGCTGTAGAATATGTGTCGTAGAGGTCGAGGGTGCCAAAAACCTTATGGCGGCCTGTTCGACAGCTATATGGGATGGAATGGTTGTAGAGACTCATTCTGAAAAGGTTATGAAGGCCAGAAAGGACATACTTGACCTTATGTTCTCAAACCACCCTCAAGACTGTCTGACTTGCGAAAAGTCTGGAGAGTGCAGTCTTCAGGACTACTGCTACGAGTATGGAATAAAAGAGGGATCTTACAAAGGGGACAAGAAGAGTTTCGAGATAGACGACTCAAACCCTGTTATGATAAGAGACCAAAGCAAGTGTATACTATGCGGAAAGTGCGTGAGAGTTTGTGGCGAAGTCCAAGTAACTTCTACTATAGACTTCACTGGAAGAGGTTTCTACTCTAAGGTCACAACGGGATTCGACCTTCCTATAAGCACAGACAACTGTAGAATGTGTGGTCAGTGTATAAGCGTATGTCCTACTGGAGCGCTTATAAACAAGCAGTTTGTGGGAACTAGACATTGGGAGATAGAGAAGAAAGTGACTACTACTTGTCCATTCTGCGGTACGGGATGTCAGTTTGACTTGAACGTAAAAGGCGGAAAAGTGATAGGCGTTACTCCTAACCCAGACTCGCCTGTAAACGGAACTTCGCTATGCGTAAAGGGAAGATACCATACAGACCTTATACACAGCGAGGACAGGCTTACAGTGCCTCTTATAAAGAGAGATGGAGAGTTCGTGGAGTCTACTTGGGAAGAGGCTATGAGCCTAGTTGCATCTAGACTAGGGGAGATAAAGTCCAAGTTCGGACCTGACTCAATAGCGGGACTTAGCTCGGCGCGTTGCGTAAACGAGGACAACTTCGTATTCCAGAAGATGATGAGGGTTGCAATCGGAACGAACAACGTAGACCACTGTGCTCGAACCTGACATGCTCCGACAGTTGCAGGTCTTGCAACTACACTTGGAAGCGGAGCTATGACTAACTCTATCGGCGAGATAGAGGGAAATGAAGTGCTGTTTGTAATAGGTGCAAACCCTACAGAGGCACACCCTATAATAGGAAACAAGATGAAAAAAGCAGTTAAACACAATGGAACTAAGCTTATAGTTATAGACCCTAGACGTACAGAGCTTGCTGAGATGGCCACAATCTGGCTGCCTATAAACTCTGGTACAGATGCGGCGCTTGTAAACGGGCTTATCCATATAATAGTGAGAGAAAACTGGCATGATGCAGAGTATATAGAGGAGAGATGTACAGGTTTCGAAAACCTTATGGAGACTGTGAAGGAATACACTCCTGAGAGAGTTGCCGAGATAACTGGAATATCTGAAGAACTTCTATACGAGACTGCCAAGCTTTACACAAGCACAAAGAAAGCTGGAATATTCTACACTCTAGGAATAACAGAGCACACTACGGGAACTGCAAACGTAATGAACCTTGCAAACCTTGGAATGGTTACAGGCCATATAGGACATGAAAATGCAGGTATAAACCCGATGCGTGGACAGAACAACGTTCAGGGAGCATGCGACATGGGAGCCCTTCCTAACAGCCTTCCAGGATACCCTAAGGTGGAAAGCGCAGAGGGAAGAGCGCATTTCGAGAAAGCATGGAGCGTAATCCTAAACGACAAGAATGGACTTAGAATACCAGAGATGCTAGACGAGGCATACGATGGAAACCTGAAGGCTATGTACGTGATGGGAGAGGACCCTGTGCTTACAGACCCTGATGCAAACCATGTCAGAAAGGCACTTGCGAACCTTGACTTCATGGTAGTTCAGGACATATTCCTGACTGAGACAGCAAAGTATGCTGATGTAGTTTTCCCAGCGACTTGCTACGCTGAGAAAGAGGGGACTTTCACTAATACAGAGAGAAGAGTTCAGAGAGTCAGAAAGGCAGTAGAAGCTCCTGGCGAGTGTAGACTTGACTGGGCTATACTATCTGAAGTTGCAAGAAGACTTGGAGCAGAAGGCTTCGACTACAGCTCTGCCAAGGAGATATTCTCAGAGATAAGAGCGACTATACCGAGTTACAGAGGTATGACTTACGAGAGAATAGACAAAGTAGGTCTTTCGTGGCCATGTCCTACAGAAGAGCATCCTGGAACGAAATTCCTCCACAAGGGAACTTTCCCTATAGGAAGAGGAGTCATGGTTCCAGTAGAGTACGAGCCGCCAGCGGAGCTTACTTGCGACGACTACCCTATAATCCTGAACACAGGAAGAATGCTTTATCACTACAATATAATGACTAGAAATTCAAGCACGCTAGACGAGATAAGACCATACGAGCTTGCAGAGATACACCCTGCAGACGCTGAAAGGCTTGGGTTTAAAGAGCTTGAGTTCGCTAGAGTGAGCTCTAGAAGGGGATCGGTATTGACTAGAGTCACTATTACAGACAAAGTGAAGCCTGGAAACATGTTTATGACTTTCCACTACAAGGAGTCGCCTGTAAATGAGCTTACAAACGCAGCGTTCGACCCAATAACTAAGACGGCAGAGTACAAAGTATGTGCTGTAAAGTTAGAAAGAGTTGAAAATCAGGCGGAAGTATGTATATAA
- the fapR gene encoding transcription factor FapR, translating into MKGKRISKKDRQVQLVEKLKNDPFLTDEELMQMFGVSIQTIRLDRLELGIPELRERIKSVAESNYSKVRTIGGREIVGELIDIKLGESGISVLQTDESMAFEKTKHIRGHNIFAQAESLAIAVIDEDTAITAVANTKYYIPVKAGEKLVAKAEVVRHRGDRHFVHVFIYSGQEQVFRGKFILMPLN; encoded by the coding sequence GTGAAAGGGAAGAGGATAAGCAAAAAGGACAGGCAAGTGCAACTTGTAGAAAAGCTGAAGAACGATCCTTTTTTGACAGATGAGGAGCTGATGCAGATGTTTGGGGTCAGCATACAGACGATAAGGCTCGACAGGCTTGAGCTTGGAATACCAGAGCTCAGAGAGAGAATAAAGAGCGTAGCGGAGAGCAACTACTCGAAAGTCAGAACTATAGGCGGCAGAGAGATTGTGGGGGAACTTATAGATATAAAGCTTGGAGAGAGCGGGATATCTGTCCTTCAGACAGACGAGTCTATGGCCTTCGAGAAGACTAAACATATAAGAGGACATAATATATTTGCGCAGGCAGAGTCACTTGCCATAGCGGTTATAGACGAGGATACGGCCATAACTGCGGTTGCAAACACGAAATACTACATACCTGTAAAGGCTGGAGAGAAGCTTGTGGCAAAGGCAGAAGTAGTTAGACACAGAGGGGACAGGCATTTTGTCCATGTATTTATATACTCTGGACAGGAGCAAGTATTTAGAGGCAAGTTTATACTGATGCCCTTGAACTAG
- a CDS encoding ferritin family protein, whose protein sequence is MKEVIKFAIQNEIEAYNFYEDAAKKIEDKQLKETFEDLAREEHKHREFLEDFLAEGLEKMHFKPVEDYKIAESVDEVHLSTDMKFVDAIALAMKKEEEAMAMYQKLSEISTDESQKELFDGLADMEKMHKVRLEEIYTNAAFVEVW, encoded by the coding sequence ATGAAAGAAGTTATAAAATTCGCAATCCAAAATGAAATCGAAGCCTACAATTTTTATGAAGATGCAGCAAAGAAAATAGAAGACAAGCAACTAAAAGAGACTTTCGAAGACCTTGCAAGAGAAGAGCATAAGCACAGAGAGTTTCTTGAAGACTTCCTTGCGGAAGGGCTAGAGAAGATGCACTTCAAGCCAGTTGAAGACTACAAGATAGCCGAGAGCGTAGATGAAGTTCACCTTAGCACAGACATGAAGTTTGTAGACGCAATAGCACTTGCTATGAAAAAAGAAGAGGAAGCCATGGCGATGTACCAGAAGCTTTCAGAAATATCTACAGACGAAAGCCAGAAAGAGCTTTTCGACGGACTTGCAGATATGGAGAAGATGCATAAAGTAAGACTAGAAGAAATATATACAAACGCGGCTTTCGTCGAGGTTTGGTAA
- a CDS encoding nucleotidyltransferase, with protein MKTVGLITEYNPFHKGHLYHLEKSKFLTKSEYSVSIMSGNFLQRGEPALIDKYKRAKMAVENGVDLVVELPFAFACQSAEHFAFGAVKVLDAMNSVDCISFGSEAGSLKHLNMIADILIEEPTEYVATLKKHLGEGHSFPKARELSLLSYFSDESKEDMSEIISSSNNILGIEYIKALKRLKSHIEPFTIERVSSRYNDSDLRDEISSATAIRNTFFSSGKLSSVESAVPPDSYSAMQEFLDSNSTFNKLENFSDILLYLIRTSDEATRGNVLDLDRDLSNRLYKSLRVSNSIREVLEHTKTKRYAMSRIKRVLIHMLLGLYRDDFRSFMDSETRYIRVLASNQKGFEILRKTRDNSDLCIINKMSDSKLIEDTVALKMLEFDTKASDLYYLGLSKHSSLLRFDTDYTTTPYIKK; from the coding sequence TTGAAGACAGTAGGCCTTATAACAGAGTACAATCCATTCCACAAGGGACATCTCTACCACCTTGAGAAGTCTAAATTTTTAACAAAATCCGAATACAGCGTGAGCATAATGAGCGGAAATTTTCTCCAGAGAGGCGAGCCTGCGCTTATAGACAAGTACAAAAGGGCCAAGATGGCCGTAGAGAACGGTGTCGATCTAGTTGTAGAGCTTCCCTTCGCCTTCGCCTGCCAGTCTGCAGAGCACTTCGCCTTTGGCGCCGTGAAAGTACTCGATGCCATGAATTCAGTCGACTGCATCTCCTTTGGAAGCGAAGCCGGCTCTTTAAAGCATTTAAACATGATTGCAGATATTTTGATAGAGGAGCCCACGGAGTACGTCGCTACCCTTAAAAAGCATCTAGGAGAAGGGCACTCCTTTCCGAAGGCCAGAGAGCTTTCACTCTTGTCTTATTTCAGCGATGAATCTAAGGAGGATATGTCGGAGATCATATCGTCTTCCAACAACATACTCGGCATAGAGTATATAAAGGCGCTCAAGCGACTAAAAAGCCATATAGAGCCTTTCACTATCGAAAGGGTCTCCTCTAGGTACAACGACAGCGACCTTCGGGACGAGATCTCGTCTGCTACAGCCATCAGGAACACCTTCTTCAGCTCCGGGAAGCTTTCATCGGTGGAGTCGGCGGTGCCGCCTGACTCATATAGCGCTATGCAGGAGTTTCTAGATTCCAACTCCACCTTCAACAAGCTGGAGAACTTTTCAGACATACTGCTCTACTTGATAAGGACTTCAGACGAGGCGACGAGAGGAAATGTGCTAGATCTAGACCGCGACCTTTCCAACAGGCTCTACAAATCACTCAGGGTCTCGAATTCCATAAGAGAGGTGCTAGAGCATACAAAGACAAAGAGGTACGCCATGTCTCGCATAAAGAGAGTCCTTATCCATATGTTGCTAGGGCTTTACAGAGATGACTTCAGGAGCTTTATGGACTCTGAAACCAGGTATATAAGGGTTCTAGCTTCAAACCAGAAGGGATTTGAAATACTCAGAAAAACGAGAGACAATTCCGATCTATGTATAATAAACAAGATGTCCGACTCTAAGCTTATAGAAGACACTGTGGCGCTTAAAATGCTTGAGTTCGACACTAAGGCCTCAGACCTTTACTATTTGGGCTTAAGCAAGCACTCTTCGCTTCTCAGGTTCGATACAGACTACACTACAACTCCATATATAAAAAAATAA
- the rsmD gene encoding 16S rRNA (guanine(966)-N(2))-methyltransferase RsmD yields the protein MRIISGEYRGFRLKTPKGDSTRPTTDRVKESVFSMIESKKHITSGARVLDLFAGSGGIGLEFLSRGAAHACFVDSDASSISVIKENIAKCRAEDSTEVYRNDAFKAIELLSRKRHKFDYIFMDPPYEKNIIPKILETIYNSGILSSNGLIIAEHEAGLEMEENVCNMAKIDSRKYGSIGVSFFTPGETSE from the coding sequence TTGAGGATAATATCAGGAGAATACAGAGGTTTCAGGCTTAAGACTCCTAAAGGAGATAGCACAAGGCCTACTACAGACAGGGTCAAGGAGTCAGTCTTCAGCATGATAGAGAGCAAAAAACATATCACAAGCGGAGCTAGGGTGCTAGATCTGTTTGCAGGATCTGGAGGGATAGGGCTTGAATTCCTAAGCAGAGGTGCGGCTCACGCCTGTTTTGTAGACAGCGACGCAAGCAGCATAAGCGTAATAAAAGAAAATATAGCCAAATGCAGAGCAGAAGACTCCACGGAAGTCTACAGAAACGATGCATTTAAAGCCATAGAACTGCTCTCTAGAAAGAGGCACAAGTTCGACTATATATTCATGGATCCGCCTTACGAAAAAAATATAATACCCAAAATTCTAGAAACAATATATAATAGTGGTATATTGAGTTCAAACGGGCTGATAATTGCAGAGCATGAAGCCGGCCTAGAGATGGAAGAAAACGTGTGCAACATGGCGAAAATAGACTCTAGAAAGTACGGATCTATAGGTGTCAGCTTTTTCACACCTGGGGAGACGTCGGAATGA
- a CDS encoding YceD family protein, which produces MSEVANAVLNPVRVKGTVYNTGDGIFLDGTLYYCYKDNCARCLTEVEGEIETEISGRILEDEESKLEESDEKLIAYNKDEITLDEVIADAVLLSMPMRILCGEDCKGLCPKCGKDLNQGKCECQDDEVDPRLAKLRNFFE; this is translated from the coding sequence TTGTCAGAAGTAGCTAATGCTGTCCTGAATCCTGTACGTGTCAAGGGAACTGTGTACAATACTGGAGATGGAATTTTCCTGGACGGAACGCTTTACTACTGCTACAAGGATAACTGCGCGCGTTGTCTGACTGAAGTTGAGGGTGAAATTGAAACAGAGATATCAGGAAGAATCTTAGAAGACGAAGAATCTAAGTTAGAAGAAAGTGATGAAAAATTGATCGCTTACAATAAAGACGAGATCACTCTAGACGAAGTCATAGCAGATGCAGTACTCTTGTCAATGCCTATGAGGATTCTCTGCGGAGAAGACTGCAAAGGGCTTTGTCCTAAATGTGGAAAGGACTTAAACCAAGGGAAGTGCGAATGCCAAGACGACGAAGTAGATCCTCGCCTTGCTAAGTTGAGAAATTTTTTTGAATAG